GCGGGCATCCTGGCCGTACCGCGCGGCCAGACCGAGGCGGCCCGCAGCCTGGGCCTCAGCGGCGCGCAGACCATGCGGACGGTGGTGCTGCCGCAAGCCCTGCGGATCGTGGTCCCGCCCCTGGTGAACAACCTGGTCGCGCTGCTCAAGGACTCCTCGCTGGCCTCCTCCATCGCCCTGCTCGAACTCACGCTGGCGGGGTCGCGCGTCTCCAGCGAAACCTTCCAGCCGGTCCCCGTCCTGACCACCGTGGCCTGCGTCTACCTCGCCCTCACCACCGTGATGACGCTCTTCACGGACCAGCTCGAAAAGCGGGTGAAGATCGCGACGCGGTAAGCGGTCAGCCGTCAGCAAGAACAGGCCCCCAGCGCGCTCGGCTGGGGGTTTTGCTGATCACTGATGGCTGAGAGCTGACGGCTCCTACACCGCAGGCACCACCGGCGGCCCCTCCTTCCGGCTCCCCGCCTTCTGCCAGAAGTACACGGCCGCGATCAGCCCCAGGGCAGCGAGGTTCCACAGGATGTGTGTGGGGATGATCAGGATGAAGGACGCGACCAGCAGCAGCAGCATCTGGAAGACGTTGGTGCGGCGGTGCAGGAAGCGCAGCGTGGCGGCGCTGAAGGCCACCAGGCCGAGGAACGCGAACAGGATCATCGGGATGGCCTCGGCCCAGGGCAGGCCGCCCAGGCGACCGTTGGCGATCAGGAGCAGCGACGGGTTGAAGAACATCATGTAGGCCAGCAGCGCCGTCCGCAGCTCGTACTGGAACGCCTGAATGCCCGTGGCGACCGGATTCCCGCCCGAGATCGCGGCGGCGGCGAAGGCGGCCAGCGCGACCGGCGGCGTGGAGTCGGCCATGATCCCGAAGTAGAAGACGAACATGTGGACCGGGAGCATCTGCGCCGGGTTGGTCGCGTCCAGCCCGGCAATCTTGGCGACGATGGGCACGATCAGCGCGCTCATCAGGATGTAGTTCGCGGTGGTGGGCAGGCCCATCCCCAGGATCAGCGCGATCAGTTGCGCCATTAGCAGCACGACCAGCATCGCGCCGAACGTGGCGACGGCGGTGGCATCCACGCCCGGCAGCAGGCCCGCCACGCCTGCCAGGAAGGACCGGAAGCCCTCGCTGACCAGTTGCACAATGTCCGCCAGCCCGAAACCCAGCCCGGTGATCGTCACGATCCCCACGATGATCCCGGCGGCCGCGGTGGCGATGGCGATGCCGATCATGCTCCTGGCTCCAGCCTCGAACGCCTCGATCAGCATCCGTGCGGCGTCGAGCAGCCCGCGTCCGACGGTGCGCCCGTCGCGGCTGGCCCGCCACGCCTCCTGCACGAACATCATGGCGATCATCAGGAAGATGGTGTTCAGGGCGATGCGCTCGGGCGTGGCGTCGGGGTTGACTGTCAGCGTGCCGATCAGGTAGACCAGCGGAATCAGGTAGTACCAGCCCGAGAGCAGCGTCCGCCGTACACGCGGGAGTTCGCTGCGGGGCAGGCCGCGCAACCCCAGTTTCAGCGCCTCGATGTGCGTGACCACCAGCAGCGCCGCGTAGCACAGGAAGGCGGGCACGGCGGCGGCCAGGATCAGGCTGCGGTACTCGATGTTGAGGTTCTGCGCCATGATGAAGGCGGCGGCCCCCATCACCGGGGGCATCAGTTGCCCGTTGGAACTGCTGGCGACCTCGATGGCCCCGGCCTTCTCCGCCGAGTAGCCGACCCGCTTCATCGTCCCGATGGTGATGTTCCCGCCGGTCACGACGTTGGACACCGCCGAGCCGCTGATGATGCCGTTGAGCGCGCTGCTCAGGACGCTGGCCTTGGCCGGGCCGCCCCGGAAGCCGCCCAGCAGCCCCTGCGCCACGTTCATGAACCACTCGCCCGCGCCCAGCTTGTCGAACACCGAGCCGAACAGCACGAACAGAAAGACGATCTGCGCGCTGACGCCGATGGCCGTGCCAAAGATGCCCTCGGTGTTGGCGAACAGTTGCCCGACCACCTGCGGCCAGGTCTGCCCGGCGTGGAGCTGAAGCTGCGGCCCCAGGTCGCCCCGGATCAGCCCGCGCGGTCCGGTGAGGGCGTACAGCATGAACACCCCCGCCACGATGGGCATCGCGATCCCGATGGTGCGCCACGCGGCCAGCAGCAGCAGCACGACCATCGCGCTGCCCACCCACACGTCCGTGTTGTTCAGCACGCCGCCCTGCACGTTGGCAATGGTGGGGTACTGGGTGATCAGGTAGACGGCGGTGCCGACCGCCGCGGTGCCCAGAATCCAGTCGTACCACGGCACGCCCACCTGCGGCTCTCCCGGCGTCTTGCGGAAGGGGAAGACCAGATAGGCCAGGGCAAACGCGAAGGCCAGGTGCGTGGCGCGCAGCAGCAGGGTGTCGATGGTGCCCACCTGCGCCGCGTACATCTGAAAGAGGCACCAGGCGATGGCGATAACTGTCACCAGGCTCTTTTGCCAGCCGTACAGCTTGCGCCCGCCCGTCTCGGCCGCCTCGACCATTTCCAGGGCGCGTCTCTCGCCCTCGGTCATGCCGCTGTGGTCGAGGGCCGGGTCGCTGGAGACGGGTCTTGTCGGATCACTCATAGCTGACTCATTCCTTCTCTCGAAAAAAGGAGCCAGCCGCCGTGATGCGCGCGGGCTGGCCCCTCCTGGCAGGCCTGGGGCCGATTACTTGACGTTGATGCCCTTTTCCTTGAAGAACTTCAGGGCGCCGGGGTGCAGCGGGGCGGGCAGGCCCTTGACCGCCTTCTCGTAGCTGAAGCTGGCGAGGCTGGGGTTCAGGGCTTTCAGTTCCGCCTCGTTGCTGAAAATGGCCTTCATGGCCTTGTAGACGGTGTCGTCGGGGACATTGGTGGTCGTCACCAGCGTGGCCTGCACCGCCACGCTGGGCACGGTGGCGCCGATGCCCTTGTAGCTGTTGGCGGGGATGTTGTGGCGCACGTAGAAGGGGTACTTCTTGATGAGCGCGGAGGCCTGGTTGCCGCTGACCGGCACCAGCTTCACGTCCACCGTCTGCGCGATCTGGCTGATGGCGCTGGCCCCCACGCCGACCGTGTAGAAGAGGGCGTCAGCGCGCTTGTCCTGCATCAGCGAGATGCCCTGGGCAGGGGAGACACGCAGCGCCTGCCCCAGGTCGCCCTCATTCAGGCCGTAGGCTTCCAGCACCTGCTTGGCGGTCTGTTCGGTGCCCGACCCCAGGTCACCGATCACCACGCGCTTGCCCTTCAGGTCAGCCATCGAGTTGATTCCCGCGTCCTTGCGCGCCACCACGTGCAGTACTTCCGGATACAGCACGGCCATCGTGCGGAGCTTGCTGTTCGCCTTGCCCTGGAAGGCCTGGAGGCCAGTGCCCTTGTAGGCGTAGTACACGATGTCGTTTTGGGCGATGGCCGCGTCGAGTTCGCCGGTGGCGAGCGCGTTCACGTTGAAGACGCTCCCGCCCGTGCTGCGGGCATTGGCGCGCACGCCTCCCCCGGCGTCGTTGATCATCTTGGCCATGCCGGTCGCAACCGGAAAGTACACCCCGGTGGTGCTGCCCGACCCGATGGTCAGAAAGGCGGTGCCCTGCGCGAGGGCGACGGCGGCGGTACCGAGCAGCAAAACAGTGGTGATTCTTTTCATGCAGTCTCCTTCTGGCAACGGCGGAGCGTCGCCGGGTCGTGGCTGTGTGTGGTTCTGAAGCTTAGCATAGCCTCATCTTTGACTGCGCTTTCCGTCGTCCCTGCCTGGGCCGCAGGCCGCGCCAGAGCGTGTACACTCCGCGCATGACGCAAGCGGGACCGATCATCGTGGCGAAGGACGTGGAGAAGCATTTCGGGAGCTTCCAGGCCCTGCGGGGAGTGAGCCTCACCGTCCAGCCCCGCGAAGTCGTCGTCATCATCGGCCCCTCCGGCAGCGGCAAGAGCACCTTCATCCGCACCCTCAACGCCCTCGATCCCCACGACCACGGCTCCATCACCGTCGACGGTATCCCCCTCGACGGGCAGCGGCACCTCGACGAAATCCGCCGCGAGGTCGGCATGGTCTTCCAGTCCTTCAACCTCTTCCCCCATCTCACCGTCCTCGAAAACATCACCCTCGCCCCCACCCGTGTCCGCAAAACCAGCCCCGCTGAAGCCGAACAGCGTGCCCTGGAACTCCTGAGGCGGGTGGGGATTGAGGAACAGGCGCACAAGTATCCGGCGCAGCTCTCAGGGGGGCAACAGCAACGGGTGGCGATTGCCCGGGCGTTGGCGATGGACCCGAAGGTGATGCTGTTTGATGAGCCGACCTCGGCGCTGGATCCGGAGATGATCAAGGAAGTGCTGGATGTGATGAAGGAGCTGGCGCGGTCGGGGATGACGATGCTGGTGGTGACACATGAGATGGGGTTTGCGCGGGAGGTGGCGGACCGGATTTTGTTTTTTGACCGGGGACAGATCGTGGAGGATACGACGCCGGAAGCGTTCTACAACCATCCCCAGCACGAACGCGCCCAGGCCTTTTTAAGCAAAATCCTCGGCCATTAAGGGCAGGAGTGAGGGGTTAGGCGTCAGGAATTAGGGAAGTCCGAAATCCTAACGCCTAATCCCTCTTACGCATCCCGCCGCAACTTCCCGCACTGCCACCAGGCGGCGGCGAACAGCACCGCGCTCAGGACGAACACCACGCGGTAACCGGCGGCGTCAGCCAGCAGGCCACCCAGGACCGGGGCGAACAGCGCCGCGCCGACCAGGGTATTCAGCGTGCCGATGTAGCGGCTGCGGGCGTCCGCCGGGGCGAGATTCAACAGGTGGTTGGTGTGGCCCAGGTTGAAGCCTTGCAGGGCCACGCTGGACAGGATGAAGACCAGCAGGTACGCGCCCGGCGGCAGGTGCAGAGTCCCTACCGTCAGGGCCAGCAGCGGGGCCAGGCCCGCGAAAAAGGCCGCGTAGCGGATGATGCGCCGCGACCCCTTCCGCTCGGCCACACGCTGCCACAGGATGTTCGAGAGGGGCGCCGCCCCGGTCAGCGCCATCACGAACGTGCCCAGGGTGGCGGCCGGGTAGTGCAGGTCGCGCAGCGCGTAGACGGCGTAGAAGGGATCGCCCATGCTGGCGGCGGCCAGCAGCAGCCGCACGATCAGGAAGGCCCGGAAGTGCCGGTCCGCCAGCGTTTGCGGGATGGCCCGGACCTCCTCGCGCACCTTTCCGGGTGGGAGGGGCGGATCGGCGGGTTCCGTCACCCGCCCGAACACGCCGTAGCCGACCGTATAGGCGACGGTGCCCAGCAGGAAGATCAGCGCGTAGTTCAGCGGAAAGCTCAACCCCGACGCCAGAATCCAGCGCACCACCAGCCCGGCCCCGAAGGCCAGCAGCCCGCCGTAGAGGTTGCGGGTGCCAAAGAACCAGGCGCGCCGCCCCGGGGGCACGATCTTGCTCACGACCTCCAGAAACGGCAGCCCCGACACGCCCGAGGCCAGCGCGTTCAGCAGCATCGCCAGCACGAAGAGGGTCAGGCACAGCGCGGGTTGTCCGGCCAGCGTCGCTGCGATCACCACCATCGCCAGATACGTCAGCATCCGCACCAGCGCCGCCGAGCGGTACACCGGCAATTTGTAGGGCAGCGAGCGGACCCGCGCCGCCACCAGCAATTGCGGCAGCATCCATCCCCCTGCCGAGATGGCGGGCAGCAGCCCGATGATGGCATTGGGGGCTCCCAGCCGCGCCGCGAAGCCTGCCACCACCACAGACACACTCAGAAAGCCGTCCCCCAGGAAGACCAGCCACCCGTTCAGAATCCCCAGGCGTTCGTTGGGATTCCATCTGAGGCGGGCAGGACGGGCAACAGACACCCGAGCATTATGGGGAGTGTTGGCCGGGCCTGTTCAGGATGGAGAGACGGGTGGGGCAGAGGACAGAGGGCGCATGAAAGCCCTCAGCGCGGCCTGAATGCCTGCCCCCTCGCTACCCCGGCAACCGCAGCACGCCTTCCAGCGCGGCGTAGGCGTCGGGCCGCGCGAGGAAGACCAGCTCGTCGTCGGCGGTGAGGCGCAGTTCGGGGCGGGGGAGACGAACGGCGCCGTCGCGGACGATGCCCACGACCTCCACGCCCGGTGGCAGCGCCAGGACCGACAGGCGCGCGCCAAGCCAGCCGGGCGGCACGGCGCGGCGGTACAGTTCCTGTTCGGAGGCGAGCGGGGCGGGGCCGCCCTCCTCGGCGGGGGAAGGCGCGTGCAGGGGCGTGGCGGGCACTGCCGGGGCGCGGCGGGGGACGAAGCGCACGCCGTCGGGCAGCAGCGGCACACCTGCGTGAACGGCACTGGCAGCGCGTGAGCGGGCCTGTCCCGGCAGCAGCCCCGACTCCCCGCTCAGCACGTGCGCGAGGCCCGCCGTGAGCAGCGCGGCAGGCAGCAGGGCGTCCCCCCCCCAGGCAACGGCCAGCAGCGCCGCCGCGACCGGGGCATTCAGCGTGACAGTCAGGAAGGCGACGGCACCGATCAGGGTGGCGACGGTCGGGTCCACGCCCAGCAGGGCGCCCAGCCCCGCCCCGAGCAGGCCCCCCACACCGACCGAAGGCAGCACGCCCCCCCCAAACGCCAGCCGCGCGCCGAGGGCCAGCAGCAGCCAGCGCCACGCACCCGCCCCCAGGGCTTCCGGCCCCAGAAACCCCGACAGGCCCAGTTGCACCCAGCCTGACCCGTCCCCCAGCACGGCGGGAGTACTCCACACCGCGAGCGCCGCCGTGAGCAGCCCGAACGCCCCGCCCGCCACGGGCCGCCAGGAGCCGCTCGTCCACGTCTCCGGAATCACCCGGCAGGCGAGGAGAGAGGCCCACCCGGCCAGCGTGACCGCCAGCGCCACGCCCAGGAAGGCCGGGGCCTGCGCGAGGGCGGGCACGGGCAGCGCCTCCACGCTGAACAGCGGCATGAACCCGAAGGCCGCGCCATAGACGGCGTACCCGGTGACTGCGGCCAGCACGCAGGGCATCAGCACCTCGAACTCGAACTCGAAGCGTCGGTACAGCACCTCCGCAATTAGGACGGCGGCGGCGAGCGGCGCGTGCAGCACCGCCCCCAGTCCCGCCGCGGCCCCCGCCAGCGTGAGCGTGCGGCTTTCCACCGCGTCCAGCCGCGTCGCCTGACGCAAGAGCCGCGTGCCCAGTTGCCCGACCAGTGTGAAGGGCGCGTCCCGGCCCACCAGAAGGCCCGAGCCGTAGCCGAGCAGCGTGGCCGCCAGCGTCCGCCCCTGCACCGCCATGCCCGGCCACTGCCCCCGCGCGTGGTAGCCGCCCACCAGTTGGGCGAGCGGGTCGCCAGCTTCCCTCGGCACCAGCCAGGCATACGCCGCCCCGACCACCGGCAGCGCCAGCAGGCCCCAGGGCAGCGCCGTGCCAAAGGCCATCAGCAGGCCGCCCTCACCCGGCGTGCCGGGGGGCGAGTATCCAGTCACCTGCGCGCCCAGCTCCAGCAGCAGGTCCAGCCCCAGCCGCAGCAGGATGCAGAGGCCTCCCACCAGCGCTCCCAGCAGCACGCTCAGCACCACCAGTCGTCCGGTTTCCAGGCGAGTCAGGACAGCGCGGGGCAGCGGAGAACGCATCGGGGAGCATGGTAGCAGGGAGGGGGGAGGGATTAGGCGCTAGGGCTTTTGGGAAGGAGAGCGGAGGTGCTTACTGGCTTGAACAAAAGCCCAGAGGATTGACCGGACGCAAGGGCGGACTCACAGAACTGCTGGCAGAGGCGCAAGAAGTCGTGTGAAAGATTTGGGCGGTCGTACTCGTCAGGCAGGCTGGGTCAGGGAGTTTACGGCACACCGGTTCTTCGGCAGGAGTCCAGGTAGGGGTATTGCGCGACGTAGCGCTCTGGTGTGGAGTTCGCGGTGAGGACGTGCCGACGAGGATCAAGGGTGACTCGAACGGCCAGGCGTGGAGCCACGTCGAGGAGTGGCACGAGGTCCCGCCTGACGTTATGGGCGAGCGGCGGTTGATTCGTGAACACGGCCGCCCAGCCGCTTTGCGCCCCACCACTGGCATAGACCGCCTTGCCCGTGAAGTCCAGTCGTATGCAGTCGGCAAAATCAATGATGTTGTGGTCTGGATCGAACTGAGGGTACCAGAAGAGCTTGGCACTGTCGTTCACCCCGATGTAGGGCACCCCGTCGAACCAGCGGAGGGTGACCTGACCGTTGGGGTGCCCATTGACCTGCACCGTGTAAGCCGTCGTGATGTTGGCAGCGGGTGCCGTGGACAGGAGCAGGAAGCCAATGAGGGCTATGCCTTTTGATCGCCTCATTTTCAACGCTGTCCTTTTCCGCATCGCGTAAGTCCTCACCGCGCTCCTACTTCAAACGCCGCCGCGTCCTCTCCCGGCAAACTGAGGTGCAGCCACCCCCCGCTCACGCTGAGCTTGGCGTCCTGTCCCGTGAAGAGACTGCGGGTGACGGCCTGCGGGTCAGCCTTCAGGTCCAGGGCACTCAGGCGGACGCTGTAGGTCTTTCTGGCCTTGCCGTTATGCCAGGCGACCAGCACGCGCTCGCCCCCAGCCTCGCGGGTGAAGAGCAGCAGGTCGTCTTCCAGGCGGGTGGGCGTGGGCAGCAGTTTCTGGGTGCCGACACTGAGGGCGCGGCTGGCCTTGCGGACGGCGATGGCGTCACGGGCCGTCTCGAAGACCTGGCGCTCGGCGGGGGTCCACTCGTTCTCGAAGCGCATGTCGCGGCGGTTGTCGGGGTCGGGGCCGCCGCGCAGGGCGATCTCGGTGCCCTGCCAGATCACCGGCACGCCCCTGAGGGTCATCAAGGCGCGCAAGCCGTAGCGGGTGCGGGTTTGGGCCTGATCTTCGAACAGGCTGCCCTGGGCAAAGCGCGGAATGTCGTGGTTGTCCAGAAAGAGCGCCACCTCGCCGGGTCGGGGCAGTTCGTCCTGGCGGGCCAGCACGCTCGCCACCCGGCCCAGGCCCTGCCCGCCCATGATGCTCTGCTGCATAGCTGCTTGCAGACTGAAGAGGAAGAGGCTGTCGAGTCCCGCCCGCTGCCAGTCGGCCACCGTGCCCGTATCCGCCCCGTACCACTCGCCCAGTGTCCACGTCCCGGCGGCGCGGTCGCGGGCCAGCAGCTCTTTCAGGAACGGTGCCTCCACGTGCTTGATCGCGTCGTAGCGGAAACCGTCCACCCCCTGCTGCCGCCAGAAGTCGGCGTTGCCGCGCAGCAGCGTCCGCACCTCCGGATTCGACTGCTTCAGGTCCGGCAGGCCCGCCAGTGGACAGTCCACGTCCTTGTTTTTCTTGGCGTCACATTCGGCTTTTCCGTTGAACCACGCCGGATGTTCCTTCACCGCCGCCGCCTCGTAGCCGTAATGGTTGATGACCTGATCCAGCACGACGCGCATCTTTGCCCCGTGCGCTGCCTTCACGAAGCCGTCAAAGTCCGCCAGCGTCCCGAAGTGCGGGTCCACGTCGCGGAAGTCGGCGGGCCAGTAGCCGTGATAGGGCGCGGTGTCAAAACTGTTCGCCGCCTGCTGCCGGTAGATCGGCGTGAGCCAGACCGCTGTCGCCCCAAGTTTCTGAATGTAGGGCAGCTTGGCGGTCAGCCCCGCCAGGTCGCCGCCGTGCCAGGCGCGCGGATCGGCCCGGTTCACGCCCGCGTCGTTCGCCGCATTTCCGTCCGCGAACCGGTCGGGCATCACCTGATAGAGCACCTGGCCCTCGAAGGAGGGGAGGGCCGGTGAAGCCTGCGCGCCCGCCAGCGAGGCGAGCAGCGCGGCGAGGAGGGGGAGGCGGCGCATGGGGGACATGGTAGGGGGAGAGAACTTCTTGCGCTTCAGCTTAAGCTTTCCTTCTGCTCCCCGCTCCCTGCCCTCCGCTACCATCCGGTATGTCTGACCTCACCCGGCTTCCTCACCGCCTCGACCCGGCAAAACAGAGCTGCCGGGCGATCATTGAGACGCCCAAGGGTAGACGCAGCAAATTCGACTACGACCCGGAGTCCGGGCTGTTCGAGCTGGGCGGCCTGCTGGCCGAGGGGATGACCTTTCCGCTGGATTTCGGCTTCGTGCCCTCGACGCTGGGCGGCGACGGCGACCCGCTGGACGTGCTGGTTCTCACGGACGAGCCGACCTTTCCGGGCTGCCTGCTGACCGTGCGCCTGCTGGGTGTGATCGAGGCCGAGCAGACCGAGGAGGGCAAGACCGAGCGCAATGACCGCCTGCTCGCGTTGGCCGAGTCGTCTTTCCTGTACGAGAAGGTCAGGGATGTGGAGGGGCTGCCGGGCCGCGTGGTGGAGCAGCTCCAGCAGTTTTTCGTCAACTACAACGCCGCCAAGGGCAAGCAGTTCAAGGTGCTGGCCGTGCGCGGCCCCGAGCGGGCGGCGGAACTCGTACAGGAAGGCAGCGAGGCGCTCCGCCGCAAGCAGGCCGGGCAGTAGTCAGCCGGTATTTCTCACCCCCGCCGCGATCCCCTGGAGGCTGAGCAGCAGGGGTCGCTCGTACTCGTCCAGGCCGCCTTCGGCGCTGCGGGCGCGGTGCAGCAGTTCGACCTGAATACGGTGGATCGGGTCGATGTAGGGATTGCGGAGCTTGATGCTCTCGCGCAGGCGGGGTTCGTTTGCCAGCAGTTCCGCGCCGACCGCCTCCTGCACCAGCCGCACCGTCTCGTCGTAGGCCGCCCGGAGCTGCCCGGCCAGGCGGTGTTCGCCCGAGAGGCGCAGGTACTCCGCGAAGATCAGGAAGTCACTCTTGGCGAGGCTCATCTGCGCGTTGTCCAGCACCGTGCGGAAAAAGGGCCACTGGGCGTACATCTGCCGCGCGAGGTCGGGGCCGATTTCGCGCAGGCCTTCCGCGAGGCCGTACCAGCCGGGCAGATTGGCGCGGTTCTGGGTCCAGCTCATCACCCAGGGAATCGCGCGCAGGTTGCCCAGGGAGGGCGCCCCCGGACGGCGGACGGGCCGCGAGGCGATGTTCAGGCGGGCGATCTCGTGGATGGGCGTGACCGCCTCGAAGAAGGGCAGGAAGTCGGGGTCGTGGACCAGGGCGCGGTAGGCGGCAGCACTCGCCTCTGCGGCGCGGGTCATGGCTGAAGTCCACTCGGCGGGCGGATTCCCGGCGGGGCGGGCGGCGGCCAGCAGCAGGCCGTAGAGCGCCTGTTCCAGATTGCGCCGCGCCAGGACCGGGTGACTGTACTTGTCTGCCAGTGCCTCGCCCTGTTCGGTGATGCGGAGGCCCGCGTCAATCGTCCCGGCAGGTTGTCCCAGGATCGCCCGCGACGCCGGGCCGCCCCCCCGCCCGATGGAGGTGCCGCGCCCGTGGAAGAAGCGCCAGGGGATGCCCGCGCGGCGGCACACGTCGCTGATCTTGCGCTGGGCCTCATGGAGCGCCCAGTTGGCGGCCAGAAAGCCCGCGTCCTTGTTGGAGTCGCTGTAGCCCAGCATGATCTCCTGCACGTCGCCGCCCAGCACCGCGCGGTATTCGGGCACGCTCAGCAGCTCCCACACGATCTGCGGCGCGCGTTCGAGGTCGTCCAGCGTCTCGAAGAGGGGCACCGGCAGAATGCGGAAGCCGACCTCGCGCGCCAGCAGCAGCGGCTCCAGCACGTCGGAGACGCTCTCGCTCATGCTGATGATGTACCGCCCGAAGGCGCGCGGCCCGCTGACCCGGGTGGCCGCCTGCACCTCGCGGATGGGGCCGATAGCCGCTTCCAGCTCCTCCGGCAGCGCCTCCCCGGCGGGCCACAGCGGGCGGCGGGAGCGCAGTTCGCGGGTCAGCACGTCCAGCTTGGCGTGTTCGGGGAGGTTCAGGTAATCCGGCTCCACGCCCGCCTCGGCCAGCAGCCGCGCGACCGCCGCGCCCGTCTGCGCGCTGTGTTCGCGGAGGTCCAGGCTGACGAGGTGCTGCCCGAACACCCGCGCGAACGTCAGCAGCGGCGTGAGCAGCAGGTCCGCGCTGCGGTGCTGGCCGTCGGCGTACAGGCGGGTCTTCAGGGCCTCCAGCCGGGGAACGAGGTCCACCGGCTCGCCGTCGCGGATGGCGTTGTGGAGTTCGCGCAGTTCCAGCCGGTAAGCTTCCTGCCCGTCCTCCCCCGGCTGGCCCTCCTCCTGGCTGAGGTCGGTGTAGGCCTGCCGCACCGCCGCCAGCAGCAGCTCGCGCGCCCGTTCGCGGTGCAGGGCCAGCGTCTCGCGGGTCGCTTCCGGTGTCACGAAGGGGTTGCCGTCGCGGTCCCCGCCCATCCATGAACTGAAGGAGAGGGGCAGCCTTGAGTCCGTCTCGCGCCCATACACCTGCTGGAAGGCCCGCGCGAGGTCGCGTTGCAGCTCCGGTAAGGCCTGCGCGATGGAGGCGATATAGGTCAGCCCGCCCTTCACCTCGTCCAGCACCGTGGGCTTGAGGCGGCGCAGCTCGGGCGTGCTCCACATCGCCTCGACGTGCGCGGCCACCCGCTCCAGCCCTTCGCCGTCCAGATCGGGAATGTCCCGCGCGACCTCCACCAGATGATTCCGGACGGTGCGGCGGCGCATCTCGGTCGGGTGCGCGGTGAAGGTGAGGCCCAGGTCCAGCCGGGCGAGCAGGGCCTCGGCCTCCTCGGCGCTCACGCCCTGCGCCCTGAGCTCGCTGAGGGCCTGCTCGATGCTCTGCGGGCGCACCCCGCGCGTCTGTGACAGCACCCGCACCCGCTCGTACTCCTCGGCCAGGTTCACCAGTTGGAAGTACCAGGTAAAGGCCCGCACCAGATTCTCGGCGGTCCGCTCGTCCAGGTCGGAGAGCAGGCGCCGCAGCTCCGTGTCGTCCCCCCCGGCGCGCACCTCGCGCACCAGCGCCCGCGTG
The window above is part of the Deinococcus metallilatus genome. Proteins encoded here:
- a CDS encoding phosphoenolpyruvate carboxylase — its product is MGLSSDVNVLGRTLGQVLREQEGECFFDLVERTRALVREVRAGGDDTELRRLLSDLDERTAENLVRAFTWYFQLVNLAEEYERVRVLSQTRGVRPQSIEQALSELRAQGVSAEEAEALLARLDLGLTFTAHPTEMRRRTVRNHLVEVARDIPDLDGEGLERVAAHVEAMWSTPELRRLKPTVLDEVKGGLTYIASIAQALPELQRDLARAFQQVYGRETDSRLPLSFSSWMGGDRDGNPFVTPEATRETLALHRERARELLLAAVRQAYTDLSQEEGQPGEDGQEAYRLELRELHNAIRDGEPVDLVPRLEALKTRLYADGQHRSADLLLTPLLTFARVFGQHLVSLDLREHSAQTGAAVARLLAEAGVEPDYLNLPEHAKLDVLTRELRSRRPLWPAGEALPEELEAAIGPIREVQAATRVSGPRAFGRYIISMSESVSDVLEPLLLAREVGFRILPVPLFETLDDLERAPQIVWELLSVPEYRAVLGGDVQEIMLGYSDSNKDAGFLAANWALHEAQRKISDVCRRAGIPWRFFHGRGTSIGRGGGPASRAILGQPAGTIDAGLRITEQGEALADKYSHPVLARRNLEQALYGLLLAAARPAGNPPAEWTSAMTRAAEASAAAYRALVHDPDFLPFFEAVTPIHEIARLNIASRPVRRPGAPSLGNLRAIPWVMSWTQNRANLPGWYGLAEGLREIGPDLARQMYAQWPFFRTVLDNAQMSLAKSDFLIFAEYLRLSGEHRLAGQLRAAYDETVRLVQEAVGAELLANEPRLRESIKLRNPYIDPIHRIQVELLHRARSAEGGLDEYERPLLLSLQGIAAGVRNTG